The Amycolatopsis sp. NBC_01480 genome segment CGACCCAGTGCGGGGTCTTCATGCCCTTCGGCTCGATGCGGTCCGCGGGCTGGAGCCCGTCCGCGTCGATCAGCACCGCGCCGGGCGAAGGAGCCTCACGCCAGACGATGTTGGCGTCGGAGAAGTCCCCGTGCGCCAGGCCGTTCGCCGACAGCCAGGCGAAGATCTCCGCGACGCGGATCAGCACCGAGACCCGCACCCAGGCCGACGGCGGGTTCGCCCGCGCCGTGATCATGAAGGTGAGGGTGCGGGCATTGCCCTGCGGCCGGAAGAACTCAGCGGGCACCAGGGGCATGACCACCCCGGTCACGGCGCCGGCCGGGTCGTGATCGACGTCCGTCGGCCAGCAGACCGAAGCCTGCGGCGAGCTGCCGAGGGCCACCGCGCCGCCGGGGAACACGGTCCGGCCGACGTCCACCACGGCGAGCAGCTTCCGGAGCGGCTCCGGGTCGCGGACCGGGGCGAGGTAGCGCTTGTAGACCAGTTCGCGATCCCGGCCGCGGCCGCGGAAGAGCTGGGCGGCCCCGCCGGTCGCGAAGACCATGTCGTCGAACTCGTAGGACCCGTGCCTGCCGTCAATCCTCATCGGTGCCCGCCTCCTCGGCGTCGGCGGAAGTGACCGGCTCGGCTCCGGGATCGAGCCAGACGACCACGGCCGTGCGGTCGTCCTGGGAGCCCACCCGGGCATAGCTCAGCGTTTCGAGCATCCAGCGCTCGGTGCACGGGTGCGCCCAGCGCCGGGCCAGCCAGCTCCGGATCCCGGGTGACTCGTAGACGTCGTCGGCGAGGCCGTCAGTGCAGAGCACCAGCTTGCCGACGCCGGCCGGGTCCAGCCGGCGGATCTCGACCTCCTGCCGCACGGCAGCGGACGGGATGCTCGCGGAGACCACGTTCACCGGTCCCTCGCCCGTCGCGAAGATCCCGGTGAACGGCTCGTCGGTCGCGTTCGTCGCGGACAGCACGGTCGCGTCGCCGACCCTGGCCACCAGCACCGGGCCCGCGGACCGAGCGGTCGGCAGCACCACGACCGCGATCGTGCAGGCCAGTGCCCGGCTGTCCTTGATCCCGTACGCCGGTCCCCAGACGTCGGCGAGTTCCTGTTGCGCGCGTTCGATGCCAGCCAGCAGGACCTCCTCGCCGGTCTCCGCAAGGCCGGTGAGATCGGCGGCCGCGACGGCACCGGCGATGGACCGGGTCAGGTGCCGGGCACCGAGCTGGGACAACGGGCGCGAGCCGAGACCATCCGCGACGACGAGGACCACGGCCGCACCGTCGCGCGAAAGCTCGACGGCGTAGGAGTCCTGCCGGGTCTGCCCCGACCAGCCGTGCCGCCGCCCGGCGACGCTGGCCGCGCTGACCCAGAACGGCCCGAGCGTGCCGGCGTCGAGCGCCACGTTCGACAGGTTCCACAGCCCGGTCGACGGCAGCTCGGCCGCTTCGACCCGCCGCTGCGCATCACCGACGTTCGGTGCCTCGAACGTCAAGTCGGCCACCATTCGCGGCGCCCCAGCCGGCTCCGGCACGGCCGGGAACAGCGCAGGCAGGTCGCGGGGCAGCCGGCGATGCTTGACCGGCTCGACCGGCGTGACGCACTCCAGCCGGTGACGTCCGGGCATGGCGGACATCAGACCGCCTGCACCGGCAGCGCGGTGAACTTGCTGGTGTCCACGTCGACCTGGAGGCCACCGCCCTGGGGCTCGCCGAACGACCTCGACGTCGTCCGGATGCTCGCGGTCAGCGCCGACATGATCTCTTTCACCTGCGAAGCCGGCTCCCCCTGCTTCGCCACGAACGCGAACCTCGTCGCGATGGCGCCGAGAGTGTCCTCTCTGGCATCGGCGAAGCCGAAGGTGACGATTTCGGGGTTGAACCGCCAGTTCCGGTCGGTGAGCGCACGCAGCGGTTCCACCCAGTCTTCCTTGGCGATGTGCTCACCGTCGCTCATGAAGAAGACGACCGGCTTGTAGAACCGCGTGCCCTTGCCCAGGCCGCGGATCTCGTCTTCGATCTGCTTCTTCGCGATACGGAACGCGGCGGCGAAATTGGTGCCGGCCTGGGGCGCGAGCACCGGCATCACCACCGGCCCGAGATCGCACAACGGCAGCACGGACGTCGCCATGTCGGAGAAGGTGATGATCGAAACCCGCGCGATCTCCCCGACCTGCGGATCGTCTTCGATCATTTCCCGCAGGTCCGGCAGCGCGGCGTTCACCGCGTCGATCGGCTCGCCCGCCATCGAATAGGAGACGTCGATGACAAGGAAAACCGGGAAAACCGGGTGACGCTCGTCCTGGGCGAATTCCGACATACCACTACCTGCGATTCCGCTGAGATTTTTGGTGACGTGGTTTTTCCGACGCCATTCGTGGTCGCAGTTCCGCCGGGGGCCGTTACGAAACGGTGCCAAGTACTGGCCCGGGCCCGGAGTTGGTTGCCGGCCGCTAGGATCAGCATCGGGTCGGGGGACGCCACGAGGGGACCCCTATGACCGAGCACGTGCTGCCGCCGAGACCGTCCGGGCCGAGTTACGAGGACGCGCCACCGCCGCCCGTGCCGGTGGCCACCAGCGGGTTCGCGATCGCGTCGCTGGTGCTGGCGATCCCGGCCATCAGCCTGCCGCTGAGCATCGGCTTCGGGATCGCCGCACTGGTGCGGATCCGCCGGACCGGGCAGAACGGCCGCGGCCTCGCCATCGCGGGGCTGGCGGTCAGCGGCGCGTGGCTGCTGGTGCTCGTGGTGGGCGTTGTGCTGTCACTGCTGGGTTTGAAGGCCGCGAGCCCGGCCGACGAGTTCCTGAGTGCCCACCAAGGCGACTGCCTGATCAGCCTGGACGACCAGCGCACCGACCTCCGGGCCGTCTCCTGCGACAACCCGCACGATGTCGAGGTGTTCGCCACCGTCCCGCTGACCGGCGACGCCTACCCGGGCGAGGACACCCTGCGCCCGCTCGCGCAGAACGCCTGCGAGGCCGCCCGGAAGACGTACTTCACCAGCACCGACCCGCCCTCTTACGTCCACACGGCGGCGCACTATCCCGGGCCGTCGGACTGGTCAGCCCACGCGCGCACCGCAGTCTGCACTCTGGAGAGCGACAACATGCTGGCGGGCCGCGTGGTGCACTGAGGTCACGGTGCGCCGGGCGGGACGAACGGCAGCCCATCCGGAGCACCGGAATCCAGCAGTGCCAACAGCTTGTCGGTGTCCAATTCGGACTCGACGGCGTCCGCGAGCCGTTCCAGCATCTCCTCGCGCAGGTCGGCGAAACCCGGCGCGCCCGGGACCGGGGACCACGGCACCCGGGCCTGGGCCGCGACCTCCGTGAGCCAGGCCCGCCGGAATCCGTCGTTCTCCAACGCGCCGTGCCACGTCGTGCCCCAGACCGCGCCGACTCGGTGACCGTCCAGAAAGGACTCGGCGTCGGCCGGAGCAGCGATGCCGTGGTGGATCTCGTAGGCGTCGACCCGGTGTCCGCGCCAGGTGCCGGACGGGCGGCCGAGCACCTTCTCCCCCGCGAAGGTCACGTGGGTCGGCAGCAGACCTAGCCCTTCGACGCGGCCCACGCCGGACTCGACGTCGTCCTCAATGGATTCCGCCAGCATCTGGTAACCCCCGCAGATCCCCAAAACCGGCCGTCCCGCGGCGGCGCGCGTGACGACGGCGTCAGCCAGTCCCCGCTCGCGGAGCCAGCGCAGATCGTCCACAGTGGCCCGGGATCCGGGCAGCACCACCAGGTCCGCCGCGGCGACCGCGTCCGGATCGGCGGTCAGGCTCACGGTCACGCCGGGCTCGGCCGCGAGGGCGTCGACGTCGGTGGCGTTGGACGCGCGCGGGAACCGCACCACGGCCACGTGAAGGCCGCGCGCCCCGTCACGCGCCTCGCGCCGCCAGCCCGCGGCGGCGAGCGCGTCCTCGGAGTCGATCCACACGCGGTCCAGCCACGGCAGCACCCCGAGCACCGGGCGGCCGGTCACCTTCTCCAGGCTGTCCAGGCCCGGGCGCAGCAGGCCGACGTCACCGCGGAACTTGTTCACCACCCAGCCCGCCACCAGCGCCTGGTCCTCGCGCGAGAGCAGGGCGAGCGTGCCGAACATCGACGCCAGCACCCCGCCGCGGTCGATGTCGCCGACCACCAGCACCGGCAGGGAAAACCGTCGCGCCAAGCCCATGTTCACGTAGTCGCCGGCGCGCAGGTTGATCTCCGCGGGGCTGCCCGCGCCCTCGCAGACGACCACGTCGAACCGGGCGCTCAGCCCGGCGAACGCGTCGAAGGCGATCTGCGCCAGCCCGGCCCGGCCGGTGGCGTACTCGCCGGCCTCCAGCGTGCCGAACGGCCGGCCGAGCGCGATCACGTGGCTGCGCCGGTCGCTGCCCGGTTTGAGCAGCACCGGGTTCATCGCCGCCTCGGGCTCCACTCGCGCCGCGCGCGCCTGGAGCCATTGCGCCCGGCCGATCTCGGCGCCGTCCGCGCACACCATGGAGTTGTTGGACATGTTCTGCGCCTTGAACGGCGCCACTCGCACACCGCGGCGCGCCAGCCAGCGGCAGATCCCGGCGGTGACCAGGCTCTTGCCGGCGTCGGAGGTGGTGCCGGCGACCAGCAGCCCGGTCATCGCGCCACCACCGCGGCGACGGCGAGGGCCGCGACCCCGACCGCGCGCGAGAGCCGCACCGCGCGACGCAGGTCGGCGGGTTCGGGCGCTCGGCCGTCACCCAGCGTGCCGCGCCGTTCGATCTCTCCGCCGTAGCTGTTCGTGCCACCGAGCCGCAGGTCGAGCGCTCCGGCGAAGGCCGCCTCGACCTGTCCGGCGTTCGGGCTCGGATGCAGCGAGCCGTCGCGGCGCCACGCCGTCCACGACGCCCGCGTCCGGCCACCCGCGAGCGGCGCGCAGGCCGCCGTCAGCGCTGCCCCGACGCGCGACGGCAGCAGGTTGACAACGTCGTCGGCCCGTGCGGACGCCCAGCCGAAGTTGCGGTGCCGCGGCGAGCGGTAGCCGACCATGGCGTCCAGCGTGTTGAGCGCGCGGTAGCCGAGCAGCCCGGGAATCCCCGCGACGGCGCCCCACAGCAGCGGCGCGACCACCGCGTCCGAAGTGTTCTCGGCGATCGACTCCGTGGCCGCCCGCGTCAGCTCCGCGCTGTCCAACTCCGTCGCGTCGCGCGCGCAGAGGTGCGAAAGGCGCTGTCGCGCCGCGGGCACGTCGCCGTCTTCGAGCAGCCGAGCCATCTCCTGGCCTTCGGCGGCGAGGCCACGGCCGCCGAGCACTATCCAGGTCGAGACGGCCGTCAGCGTGAAGCGGGCGAATGGGCGTCGCCGCGTCGCCGCCTGCGCAGCCAGCCCGAGCCCCGTCACGGCGCCCGCGCAGAGGGCCGTGTACGCCGCTCCGCGCGGCTTCGAGTCGGCCCACAGCCGGCGTTCGACGGCGGCCGCGGCCGTCCCGAACAGCGCGACCGGGTGCCCGCGGCGCGGATCGCCGAACAGCGTGTCGGCGGCAAATCCGGTGATCAGCCCGGCCGCGGTGACAGCTTGTCGGAGTGGCACGTGGCGAACGTTAGCGCGTGCACGACAATGCCGGGTATGACCAAGCTGACCAACCGGCTCGCGACGCACTGCGAGACCCTGGCGCGCGCCCTACGCCGGTACCGCCGCGAGGACGGCAAGGTGCTGGTCCTGGGCGGCGTCCGCTCGGGGAAGTCGCGGCACGCGGAGCGGCTCGTCGCGCATCACCCGCACCTCGTCTACGTCGCGCCCGGCCTGCCGCCGAGCGAGGACGACCCGGACTGGGCGGCGCGCGTCGCCGCGCACAAGGCCCGCCGTCCCGCGCACTGGACCACGGTGGAGACCACGGATCTGGCGACGGTCCTGCGCACGGCCACCGGCCCGTTGCTGATCGACTGCCTCGGCACCTGGCTTTCCCGGGTGCTCGACGAGGTCGGCGCGTGGCGGCAGAAGCCGGGCTGGGAGCGCCGCCTCGACGACCGGCTGGAGGACTTCCTGGCCGCGTGGACGCAAGCGCGGGTGCCGGTGGTCGCGGTCAGCAACGAGGTCGGCAGCGGTGTGGTGCCCGCGACGTCGTCCGGGCGGCTGTTCCGTGATGTGCTGGGCGCACTCAACAACCGGGTGTCCGCCGAGTCCGACCGGGTTTCACTGGTCGTCGCGGGACGGGTGCTCGACCTGCCGTAAGGAGAACACCGTGCCGCGCTTCGACATCCCCGCGCCCGACGCCGCCGCCCGGGCCGCCGCGTACGAGCGGCTCGACGGCCTGGTCAAGCCGCTCGGCGCGCTCGGCCGCCTGGAAGAGCTGGCGGCCTGGCTGTGCGCCTCGCACGGCGTGGTCCCGCCGCGCCCGCTGGACGACGTGCGGGTGGTCGTGTTCGCGGGCGACCACGGGGTGTCGGCTTTGTCGGCTTACCCGCGCGAGGTGACCGCGGCGATGGTGCGGGTGTTCCTGGCCGGGCGCAGCGGGGTGAACGTGCTCGCCGCGCAGGCCGGGGCGCGGGTGCGGGTCGCGGACATCGCCGTGGACTGGGACGGCTCGGACGTGCCGGCCGAGGTGACCGCGCACAAGATCCGCCGCGGCTCGGGCTCGATCGACGTCGAGGACGCGCTGGCCCCCGGTGAAGCGCTCGCCGCGTTCACCGCGGGCCGCGAGATCGCCGCCGAGGAGGACGGCGCCGACCTGCTCATCCCGGGTGACATGGGGATCGGCAACACCGCGGTGTGCGCGGCCGTGGTCGCGGCGTCGCTGGGCCTGCCGGCGGCGGAGGTCGTCGGCACCGGCACCGGCGTGTCCGAGGACGGCCTGGCGGTGAAGACCGCCGCGGTGTCGGCCGCGCTGGCCCGCGCGGCCGACCGCGTCGAGGACCCGTTCGACCGCCTGACCGCGCTGGGCAGCGCCTGCCTGGCCGCCACCGCGGGCTTCCTGGTGGAGGCCTCGACGCGCGGCATCCCGGTCCTGCTGGACGGCGTCTTCTCCGGCGCAGCCGCCCTGGTCGCGCGCGACATCGCCCCGGGCGCCGAGCAGTGGTGGCTGGCCGGCCACCGTTCGACCGAGCCTTCGCAGGCGTACGCGCTCAAGGCTTTGGGCCTCACGCCGATCCTCGACCTGGGCCTGCGCCTCGGCGAGGGCAGCGGCGCCGTCCAGGCGGTCCCGACCCTTCGCGCGGCCCGGGCGATCATCGCGGACATGGGCCTGCTGGCGGATCTGGCGTGACGCTCGGCCGCTTCGGCGACGCGGTCCGTCTTGCGGTCGGCACCCTCACGACCGTGCCCGTGCCGGCCCCGCGAGTCATCGACCCGCGAGTGGCCGGGACCGCGATGGTCTTGGGCCCGCTCGCCGCGGTCCCGCTCGCGGTGGTGGCTGGCGTGATCGTGGCGGTCGGCGACGCTCTCGGACTGCCCGCTCTGGCCGTGGCGGCACTCGCTCTCGGCGCCGTGGCACTGGGCAGCCGAGGCCTGCACCTCGACGGCCTGGCCGACACCGCCGACGGCCTCGGCGCCTCGTACGACCGCACGAAAGCCCTCGACGTCATGCGCCGCGGCGACTCCGGCCCCACGGGTGTCGCGACGCTGATGTTCACATTGCTGGTCCAGGTCGGCGCGATGACCGGCGCCATCGCGGCTGGGCATGGTGTCGTGGCGGTGGTGATCGCGGTGCTGGTGGGACGGTGCACGCTGTCGATGTCCTGCGCGCGAGGGGTCCCTTCGGCCCGGCCGGAGGGCTTGGGGGCGACGGTCGCGGGCTCGGTGCCGGTACTGGTGGCCGTCGTGACTGGAGTGGTCGCGGCGGCGCTCGCCGGCTTGGCCCCGGGCCTGAATTGGTGGCGTGGCCCGGTAGCCGTCGCCCTGGGTTACGCCGCCGCGGCGGTCCTGCTCGCCCGCTGCGTCCGCCGCCTGGGCGGGATGACGGGTGACGTGCTGGGCGCAGGCGTGGAAGTCGCGGTGGCCGGGGCGTTGCTGGCGCTGGCCGTCTGAGCCGAATTCCGCGTAGCCGGACCACGGCTGAAATCAGAGCAACGCGGCCAACGCGGCCAGGAACCCGTCCGTCACCTCACGGGAGCGGACGGCCAGCCGCACGTGTTCCGGGCCCAAACCGGGAAAGGTGTCACCGCGGCGGACCGCGTAACCGGCGTCGCGAAGGCGGGTGCGCAAGGACGAGTCGGGGTGGCGCACCAAAACGAACGGGCCCCGCGGATCGCCCAGAACAGCCAACCCCAGGGCGGCCAACCCCGAGACCAGATATTCCCGGTCGGATTCCGCGGTCACGGCTAGTTTCTCCGCCTCTTCCACCGCGGCCGGACGGCAGCAGGCCACCGTGGCGACACCGGCCAAAGTGGACACCGACCACGGCGGCTGGACGGCGCTCAGCCGCGCCACGACGTCCGGCGGGCCGAGCAGGTAACCCGCGCGCAAGCCCGCCAGGCCCCAGGTCTTGGTCAGGCTCCGCAGCACGACCACGCCCGGCAACGACTCCTCCGCCAGGCTCTCCGCCTCACCCGGGACCGCGTCGAGGAACGCCTCGTCCACCACCAGCAGCCGGCCCGGCCGGGTCAGCGCGCGCAGCGTCGACGCGGGGTGCAGCACGGACGTCGGGTTCGTCGGATTGCCCACGAACACGAGGTCAGCCGACGCGGGGACCTGCTCCGGGCGCAGCGTGAAACCGTCCGAAGAGGACAGTACGACGCGCGAAACCTCGTGCCCCGCCGCGCGCAGGGCCGCCTCCGGCTCGGTGAACTGCGGGTGGACGACCACCGCGTGCTCCGGCCGCAAAGCCGAAGCCAGCAAGGTGAACGCTTCCGCCGCGCCCGCCGTCACCAGCACCTCCGCGACCGTGCGCCCGTGCCGTCCCGCGACCGCCTCGGCAGCCGCCGTCGAGTCCGGGTACGCAGCGAGCGTGTCCAGAGCCAACGCCAGTTCTCGCCGCAGCCACTCCGGCGGCCGGGGCAGCCGGACGTTCACCGCGAGGTCCACCAAACCCGGCCCGACCTCGCGGTCACCGTGGTGGTGCAGGTCGAATTCATCCATGGGAATTCACCGGCGCGAACGCGCGCACCCGGGCGGCGAACCGCTGCGCCAATTCCGGATACCCGGCCCAATGCACATGCAGATACGAAGCGTGCAGCGAGTCCGAGGCGAACCCGTCCCGTAGGCGGTCCCAGCCCCACGCCGGGGTGGCGCCGTGGCCGGGGGTCACCTCGGTGCGATGGAACTCGTGGCCGGTCACGCGCGCGCCCGCCGGGGCCACCACATTGTCCGAAAGAGACACT includes the following:
- a CDS encoding cobalamin biosynthesis protein; the protein is MPLRQAVTAAGLITGFAADTLFGDPRRGHPVALFGTAAAAVERRLWADSKPRGAAYTALCAGAVTGLGLAAQAATRRRPFARFTLTAVSTWIVLGGRGLAAEGQEMARLLEDGDVPAARQRLSHLCARDATELDSAELTRAATESIAENTSDAVVAPLLWGAVAGIPGLLGYRALNTLDAMVGYRSPRHRNFGWASARADDVVNLLPSRVGAALTAACAPLAGGRTRASWTAWRRDGSLHPSPNAGQVEAAFAGALDLRLGGTNSYGGEIERRGTLGDGRAPEPADLRRAVRLSRAVGVAALAVAAVVAR
- the cobC gene encoding Rv2231c family pyridoxal phosphate-dependent protein CobC produces the protein MDEFDLHHHGDREVGPGLVDLAVNVRLPRPPEWLRRELALALDTLAAYPDSTAAAEAVAGRHGRTVAEVLVTAGAAEAFTLLASALRPEHAVVVHPQFTEPEAALRAAGHEVSRVVLSSSDGFTLRPEQVPASADLVFVGNPTNPTSVLHPASTLRALTRPGRLLVVDEAFLDAVPGEAESLAEESLPGVVVLRSLTKTWGLAGLRAGYLLGPPDVVARLSAVQPPWSVSTLAGVATVACCRPAAVEEAEKLAVTAESDREYLVSGLAALGLAVLGDPRGPFVLVRHPDSSLRTRLRDAGYAVRRGDTFPGLGPEHVRLAVRSREVTDGFLAALAALL
- a CDS encoding DUF4190 domain-containing protein, coding for MTEHVLPPRPSGPSYEDAPPPPVPVATSGFAIASLVLAIPAISLPLSIGFGIAALVRIRRTGQNGRGLAIAGLAVSGAWLLVLVVGVVLSLLGLKAASPADEFLSAHQGDCLISLDDQRTDLRAVSCDNPHDVEVFATVPLTGDAYPGEDTLRPLAQNACEAARKTYFTSTDPPSYVHTAAHYPGPSDWSAHARTAVCTLESDNMLAGRVVH
- a CDS encoding bifunctional adenosylcobinamide kinase/adenosylcobinamide-phosphate guanylyltransferase, with amino-acid sequence MTKLTNRLATHCETLARALRRYRREDGKVLVLGGVRSGKSRHAERLVAHHPHLVYVAPGLPPSEDDPDWAARVAAHKARRPAHWTTVETTDLATVLRTATGPLLIDCLGTWLSRVLDEVGAWRQKPGWERRLDDRLEDFLAAWTQARVPVVAVSNEVGSGVVPATSSGRLFRDVLGALNNRVSAESDRVSLVVAGRVLDLP
- a CDS encoding vWA domain-containing protein translates to MSEFAQDERHPVFPVFLVIDVSYSMAGEPIDAVNAALPDLREMIEDDPQVGEIARVSIITFSDMATSVLPLCDLGPVVMPVLAPQAGTNFAAAFRIAKKQIEDEIRGLGKGTRFYKPVVFFMSDGEHIAKEDWVEPLRALTDRNWRFNPEIVTFGFADAREDTLGAIATRFAFVAKQGEPASQVKEIMSALTASIRTTSRSFGEPQGGGLQVDVDTSKFTALPVQAV
- a CDS encoding cobyric acid synthase — encoded protein: MTGLLVAGTTSDAGKSLVTAGICRWLARRGVRVAPFKAQNMSNNSMVCADGAEIGRAQWLQARAARVEPEAAMNPVLLKPGSDRRSHVIALGRPFGTLEAGEYATGRAGLAQIAFDAFAGLSARFDVVVCEGAGSPAEINLRAGDYVNMGLARRFSLPVLVVGDIDRGGVLASMFGTLALLSREDQALVAGWVVNKFRGDVGLLRPGLDSLEKVTGRPVLGVLPWLDRVWIDSEDALAAAGWRREARDGARGLHVAVVRFPRASNATDVDALAAEPGVTVSLTADPDAVAAADLVVLPGSRATVDDLRWLRERGLADAVVTRAAAGRPVLGICGGYQMLAESIEDDVESGVGRVEGLGLLPTHVTFAGEKVLGRPSGTWRGHRVDAYEIHHGIAAPADAESFLDGHRVGAVWGTTWHGALENDGFRRAWLTEVAAQARVPWSPVPGAPGFADLREEMLERLADAVESELDTDKLLALLDSGAPDGLPFVPPGAP
- the cobT gene encoding nicotinate-nucleotide--dimethylbenzimidazole phosphoribosyltransferase, with product MPRFDIPAPDAAARAAAYERLDGLVKPLGALGRLEELAAWLCASHGVVPPRPLDDVRVVVFAGDHGVSALSAYPREVTAAMVRVFLAGRSGVNVLAAQAGARVRVADIAVDWDGSDVPAEVTAHKIRRGSGSIDVEDALAPGEALAAFTAGREIAAEEDGADLLIPGDMGIGNTAVCAAVVAASLGLPAAEVVGTGTGVSEDGLAVKTAAVSAALARAADRVEDPFDRLTALGSACLAATAGFLVEASTRGIPVLLDGVFSGAAALVARDIAPGAEQWWLAGHRSTEPSQAYALKALGLTPILDLGLRLGEGSGAVQAVPTLRAARAIIADMGLLADLA
- a CDS encoding adenosylcobinamide-GDP ribazoletransferase, with protein sequence MTLGRFGDAVRLAVGTLTTVPVPAPRVIDPRVAGTAMVLGPLAAVPLAVVAGVIVAVGDALGLPALAVAALALGAVALGSRGLHLDGLADTADGLGASYDRTKALDVMRRGDSGPTGVATLMFTLLVQVGAMTGAIAAGHGVVAVVIAVLVGRCTLSMSCARGVPSARPEGLGATVAGSVPVLVAVVTGVVAAALAGLAPGLNWWRGPVAVALGYAAAAVLLARCVRRLGGMTGDVLGAGVEVAVAGALLALAV
- a CDS encoding protein phosphatase 2C domain-containing protein; protein product: MPGRHRLECVTPVEPVKHRRLPRDLPALFPAVPEPAGAPRMVADLTFEAPNVGDAQRRVEAAELPSTGLWNLSNVALDAGTLGPFWVSAASVAGRRHGWSGQTRQDSYAVELSRDGAAVVLVVADGLGSRPLSQLGARHLTRSIAGAVAAADLTGLAETGEEVLLAGIERAQQELADVWGPAYGIKDSRALACTIAVVVLPTARSAGPVLVARVGDATVLSATNATDEPFTGIFATGEGPVNVVSASIPSAAVRQEVEIRRLDPAGVGKLVLCTDGLADDVYESPGIRSWLARRWAHPCTERWMLETLSYARVGSQDDRTAVVVWLDPGAEPVTSADAEEAGTDED